A portion of the Paenibacillus hamazuiensis genome contains these proteins:
- a CDS encoding NAD(P)-dependent alcohol dehydrogenase yields MKALTSELPQKTKAAVLMKPMQVAMEERALAGLGPHDVLVKVMAVGVCGSDVHYYEHGRIGRKAVENPLIQGHECAGLVVQAGAEVTQVKIGDRVAIEPGMSCFRCEYCKAGKYNLCPSVRFLSSPPVDGAFAEYIVHPDHLLFPIPDHLSYEEATLVEPLSVGIHACRRAGLEAGSTVLIAGMGPVGLTAIIAARALGAENIAVTDVEPFRLGLAAEMGAKLCVNVLERDTAEAIAQWTGGRGVDMVIDTSGHAGVIDSSIEWLKRGGKLVLIGFPAAEKVPLNLTLLLQKEIAMYGTFRYTNTYPLGIELLASGRFDTKKLITDFYSLEDTALALERARTNKKGSMKVIVYPNGKPSND; encoded by the coding sequence TTGAAAGCACTTACAAGCGAGCTTCCGCAGAAGACGAAGGCGGCTGTCCTCATGAAGCCGATGCAGGTCGCGATGGAAGAGAGAGCGCTCGCCGGGCTCGGGCCGCACGACGTGCTGGTGAAGGTGATGGCCGTCGGGGTATGCGGCTCGGATGTGCATTACTACGAGCATGGCAGAATCGGCCGGAAGGCGGTGGAGAACCCGCTCATTCAGGGCCATGAATGCGCGGGGCTGGTCGTGCAGGCCGGTGCGGAGGTTACACAGGTGAAGATCGGCGACCGCGTCGCGATCGAACCGGGTATGTCATGCTTCCGCTGCGAGTACTGCAAGGCCGGGAAGTACAATTTGTGCCCTTCGGTAAGGTTTCTGTCGTCGCCGCCTGTAGACGGGGCTTTTGCGGAATACATCGTCCATCCCGACCATCTGCTGTTTCCGATTCCGGACCACCTCTCCTACGAGGAAGCGACGCTTGTCGAGCCGCTGTCCGTCGGCATTCATGCCTGCCGGAGGGCGGGGCTTGAGGCCGGTTCCACGGTGCTGATTGCGGGAATGGGGCCGGTCGGCCTGACCGCGATTATTGCCGCCAGAGCGCTCGGCGCCGAAAACATCGCCGTAACCGATGTGGAGCCGTTTCGCCTCGGGCTTGCCGCGGAGATGGGAGCGAAGCTGTGCGTCAACGTGCTGGAGCGGGATACGGCGGAGGCGATCGCGCAGTGGACCGGCGGTCGTGGGGTTGACATGGTCATCGACACGTCGGGACATGCGGGGGTCATCGATTCTTCCATCGAATGGCTGAAGCGCGGAGGCAAGCTGGTGCTCATCGGATTTCCCGCTGCAGAGAAAGTACCGCTGAACCTGACGCTGCTTCTGCAAAAAGAAATCGCTATGTACGGCACGTTCCGTTATACCAATACGTATCCGCTCGGAATCGAACTGCTCGCCTCGGGCCGGTTCGACACGAAAAAGCTGATCACCGACTTTTATTCGCTGGAGGATACGGCACTTGCGCTGGAGCGGGCGAGAACGAACAAAAAAGGCAGCATGAAAGTCATCGTATATCCGAACGGCAAACCGTCGAATGACTGA
- a CDS encoding C4-dicarboxylate TRAP transporter substrate-binding protein, which yields MKLKKASWISAIAITALALVTAGCGGTSATKNASGGGAAGSTDKIVIKIGTVQADNEPINVYAKKLADSVKQRTNGKVEIQVYPNSSLGNNKETFEQALAGAPVVGSADPSYMQDYVPDFGVLNGPYIVDKAEDYNKILKSDWFKGVSSDLEKKGLKVLAFNWYYGDRHVVSKKEIRKPSDLKGVKFRIPPSQMWKETFSSLGATPTELQFSEVFTGLSSGVIDAAEAPLSSIYGLKFYESAKVISMTGHFKALTGMVIGKKYFDSLPADIQQILVEEFEKFGAEESKFAIEQDAEWKKKLEAAGAKFVTDVDVAAFKEASKSTYTKFSNWTPGLYDKIQSIVKQ from the coding sequence ATGAAGCTGAAAAAAGCAAGCTGGATTTCTGCGATCGCGATTACGGCACTGGCTCTGGTAACTGCAGGCTGCGGCGGAACGTCCGCTACCAAGAACGCCTCCGGCGGCGGCGCCGCAGGGAGCACGGACAAGATCGTCATCAAGATCGGCACGGTGCAGGCGGACAACGAGCCGATCAACGTGTACGCGAAAAAATTGGCCGACAGCGTCAAGCAGCGCACGAACGGGAAGGTGGAAATTCAGGTATACCCGAACTCCTCCTTGGGCAACAACAAGGAAACGTTCGAGCAGGCGCTCGCCGGCGCACCCGTCGTAGGCAGCGCGGATCCGAGCTACATGCAAGACTACGTGCCGGACTTCGGCGTTCTGAACGGCCCGTATATCGTCGATAAAGCGGAGGATTACAACAAGATTTTAAAAAGCGACTGGTTCAAGGGCGTAAGCTCCGATCTGGAGAAAAAAGGACTGAAGGTGCTTGCCTTCAACTGGTATTACGGGGACCGCCATGTCGTGAGCAAAAAGGAAATCCGCAAGCCGTCGGATTTGAAAGGCGTCAAGTTCCGCATTCCGCCGAGCCAAATGTGGAAAGAAACGTTCAGCTCTTTGGGGGCGACGCCGACCGAGCTGCAGTTCTCGGAAGTGTTTACCGGCCTGTCCAGCGGCGTCATCGACGCGGCGGAAGCTCCGTTATCGTCGATTTACGGCCTCAAGTTTTACGAAAGCGCCAAAGTCATTTCGATGACCGGACACTTTAAGGCATTGACCGGCATGGTTATCGGGAAAAAATATTTCGACAGCCTGCCAGCCGACATTCAACAAATTCTCGTCGAAGAATTCGAGAAATTCGGGGCGGAGGAAAGCAAATTTGCAATCGAGCAGGATGCCGAATGGAAAAAGAAGCTGGAAGCGGCGGGAGCGAAGTTTGTTACGGATGTAGACGTTGCCGCGTTTAAAGAAGCCAGCAAATCCACGTACACCAAGTTCAGCAACTGGACTCCCGGCCTGTACGATAAAATTCAAAGCATCGTTAAACAGTAG
- a CDS encoding TRAP transporter small permease, protein MKFLTWFWNCFEEFIGGICLALMVLLVFANVVLRYIFNAPILWASEITLILFVWMIMFGIGAAARRNLHPKIEAIHWFLPERKRIYMDVAVQLVVIGFLLVLIVLSWNFSWDLGMQKFTGILRQRYTVIYLSMPIGFTFLLLRVGTQFILNIKSIIAKKPLMNQEVSIAKEVL, encoded by the coding sequence ATGAAATTCCTGACCTGGTTTTGGAACTGTTTTGAGGAGTTTATTGGCGGGATCTGCCTTGCGCTTATGGTGCTGCTCGTCTTTGCCAATGTCGTGCTGCGGTATATTTTCAACGCCCCGATCCTGTGGGCAAGCGAGATCACGCTTATCCTTTTCGTGTGGATGATCATGTTCGGCATCGGCGCGGCGGCCCGGCGCAACCTGCATCCGAAAATCGAAGCGATCCATTGGTTTTTGCCGGAAAGAAAACGAATTTATATGGACGTGGCCGTCCAGTTGGTCGTCATCGGATTTTTGCTCGTGCTGATCGTTCTGAGCTGGAATTTTTCCTGGGATTTGGGGATGCAGAAGTTTACCGGCATTTTAAGGCAGCGTTATACGGTGATATACCTGTCCATGCCCATCGGCTTCACATTCCTGCTTTTGCGGGTAGGTACGCAGTTCATTTTAAATATCAAGAGCATTATTGCTAAAAAACCATTGATGAACCAAGAGGTTTCCATTGCGAAAGAGGTGTTGTAG
- a CDS encoding TRAP transporter large permease: protein MIGSALGFLGISVFVGLPVALAILFCTSIYFFTSDTMPPVLVFQAFVSGMESFPLLAIPFFILVGEIMNASGMTSRILVFSENFVGHLTGGLAQVNVLSNAFIGGLSGSANADAAAISKTLVPEMEKRGYDRAWSSALTAAGSIMGPILPPGIALVLFGYLANVSIGKLFIGGIIPGILICIALMVTVHIVAKRRGYKPTREKMANPRELWSSFLDASWALIIPVVIIGGIRIGMFTETEAAAMAVVGTWAVGCFVYKSFKLKDVIPVLAETVRITAIIMLILAASNGLGRMLTFERIPHMAAEFLTSLSDNPYVILFIINIALLVIGCLADGSAILIVMTPILMPTILALGIDPIAFGIVMVLNITIGGIHPPFGAMMFTVCSLNKVSVGQYTREIWPFLAAVIAVLLLITYVPWIVTVLPNLLM from the coding sequence ATGATCGGCTCTGCGCTCGGATTTTTGGGGATTAGCGTTTTTGTCGGGTTGCCTGTGGCGCTGGCCATATTGTTTTGCACGTCGATCTACTTTTTTACAAGCGATACGATGCCTCCCGTGCTGGTGTTTCAAGCCTTTGTCAGCGGAATGGAATCTTTTCCGCTGCTGGCGATTCCTTTTTTCATTCTGGTAGGGGAAATCATGAACGCTTCCGGCATGACCTCCAGAATATTGGTGTTCAGCGAAAATTTTGTCGGTCACTTGACGGGCGGCCTGGCTCAGGTCAACGTTCTGTCCAACGCATTTATCGGCGGATTGTCAGGTTCGGCCAATGCCGATGCGGCGGCGATCTCGAAAACGCTCGTCCCGGAAATGGAGAAGCGCGGCTACGACCGGGCCTGGTCCTCCGCGCTGACGGCGGCGGGTTCCATCATGGGGCCGATTCTTCCTCCCGGCATCGCCCTTGTATTGTTCGGGTACCTCGCCAACGTCTCGATCGGCAAGCTGTTTATCGGCGGCATCATTCCCGGCATTCTTATATGCATCGCCTTGATGGTTACGGTTCATATCGTAGCCAAACGGCGCGGATATAAACCGACCCGCGAGAAAATGGCCAATCCTCGCGAATTGTGGTCTTCCTTTCTGGACGCTTCCTGGGCGCTGATTATTCCGGTTGTCATTATCGGCGGCATCCGGATCGGGATGTTTACCGAGACGGAGGCGGCGGCTATGGCGGTCGTCGGTACTTGGGCGGTAGGCTGCTTCGTTTACAAATCCTTTAAATTAAAGGACGTTATCCCGGTGCTCGCGGAAACAGTGCGCATCACCGCGATCATCATGCTCATTTTGGCGGCGTCGAACGGGCTCGGCCGGATGCTTACCTTCGAACGGATTCCGCATATGGCTGCAGAGTTTCTGACGTCTTTATCGGATAATCCTTACGTGATTTTGTTTATTATCAACATCGCTTTGCTCGTTATCGGCTGCTTGGCGGACGGAAGTGCGATTTTGATCGTAATGACGCCCATTTTGATGCCGACGATATTGGCTCTCGGCATCGATCCGATCGCTTTCGGCATCGTGATGGTACTCAATATTACGATCGGCGGCATACATCCTCCGTTCGGGGCGATGATGTTTACCGTTTGTTCGCTGAACAAAGTGTCCGTAGGGCAATATACGCGGGAAATCTGGCCGTTTTTGGCGGCCGTTATTGCGGTCCTGCTGCTCATTACATATGTGCCCTGGATCGTGACGGTGCTGCCCAATTTGCTGATGTGA
- a CDS encoding sensor histidine kinase — protein MTKTIHRFFIKHLTMFLIPTLIPTILLGMLAFVIIQGYVKEEINHSNMNMLKQSKENVELIFNELDSLGLYFMVNAIEFASLKRLILKPALDLDDYKSLATLKNFIDAPATARPYIDSIYVYLTNKDNRFITTVTGGLQDLDHFYDTQWYDSYRRHNNGVLWVETRSIRKYQFNTVTELISVYKKLSATGEGDGVIVLNIDAKYVRAQLSNLAMMDDQSLLILDRSGAVIMKDKNLPYIDSLDLRHVAEMPSSTFELTSGKQTFIVSKLESDKYGWTFLSVSPRESFYSIPIKLIMYSLLLLLLSFLLGTAVTYYLTRRNYLDLKMIVGILDSAEHGKPLPALPSKVSDVYSYIVQNLLKRFIEYNYLSMQLSERKYRAQAMELMALQSQLNPHFLFNTLETINWRVLKLSGMPNEVNGMIEHLGDILRYSLDDPNKKVILQKEILHTERYIDIQKIRYEDTFDVIWEYEDHLQTYNVIKMILQPLVENSLYHGIKEAERKGLIKIKIRLDAGGILHIAVIDNGIGMDRRKLQLLREDMDRETEQAEHIGLYNTHKRLKLTYGETYGVTARSKAGWGTAVYLRIPVLD, from the coding sequence ATGACCAAAACCATACACCGTTTTTTCATTAAACACCTGACCATGTTTCTGATTCCTACGCTGATCCCCACGATTTTGCTCGGCATGCTGGCCTTCGTCATCATTCAGGGTTACGTCAAGGAAGAAATCAATCACAGCAACATGAATATGCTTAAGCAGTCCAAGGAAAACGTCGAGCTGATTTTTAACGAGCTGGACTCCCTGGGCCTGTATTTTATGGTGAACGCCATCGAATTTGCCAGCTTGAAGCGGTTGATTTTGAAACCGGCGCTTGATTTGGATGATTACAAGTCGCTCGCCACGCTGAAAAATTTCATCGATGCCCCCGCCACAGCCAGACCGTATATCGACTCGATTTACGTGTATTTGACGAACAAGGATAATCGTTTTATAACGACGGTTACCGGCGGATTGCAGGATTTGGACCATTTTTACGATACGCAGTGGTATGACAGCTACAGGCGGCATAACAACGGTGTGCTGTGGGTGGAGACGCGCAGCATTCGGAAATATCAGTTCAACACCGTGACCGAGCTCATTTCCGTATATAAAAAGCTGTCCGCCACCGGCGAAGGCGATGGAGTCATCGTCCTGAACATCGACGCCAAATACGTGAGGGCGCAGTTGAGCAATTTGGCGATGATGGACGATCAGTCCCTGCTTATTCTGGACCGCAGCGGCGCCGTCATCATGAAGGATAAAAACCTGCCTTACATCGATTCGCTGGACCTGCGGCACGTCGCCGAAATGCCCTCCTCTACGTTCGAGCTGACATCGGGAAAACAGACCTTCATCGTATCCAAGCTGGAATCGGACAAATACGGCTGGACGTTCCTTTCGGTTTCGCCGCGCGAATCGTTTTACAGCATACCGATCAAACTGATCATGTATTCGCTTCTGCTGCTGCTCCTGTCGTTTCTGCTGGGTACGGCAGTCACCTATTATTTGACGCGCAGAAATTATCTCGACCTGAAAATGATCGTAGGCATTCTCGACTCCGCGGAGCATGGCAAACCGCTGCCGGCGCTGCCGAGTAAAGTTTCCGACGTGTACAGCTACATCGTGCAAAATCTGCTGAAGCGGTTTATCGAATACAACTATTTGAGCATGCAGCTTTCCGAACGCAAATACCGGGCGCAGGCGATGGAGCTGATGGCGCTGCAGTCGCAGCTCAATCCGCATTTTCTGTTCAATACGCTGGAAACGATCAACTGGCGGGTGCTGAAGCTGAGCGGCATGCCAAACGAGGTCAACGGCATGATCGAGCATCTCGGCGATATTTTGCGTTATTCGCTCGACGACCCGAACAAAAAGGTGATTTTGCAAAAGGAAATTTTGCATACGGAGCGGTATATCGACATTCAAAAAATACGCTACGAGGATACGTTCGACGTCATATGGGAATACGAGGATCATCTGCAAACGTACAATGTGATCAAGATGATCCTACAGCCGCTCGTCGAAAACAGCCTCTATCACGGGATTAAGGAGGCCGAGCGGAAGGGGCTGATCAAAATCAAAATCCGCCTCGATGCCGGAGGCATCCTGCACATAGCGGTCATCGACAACGGCATCGGCATGGATCGCCGGAAACTGCAGCTTCTGCGGGAAGACATGGACAGGGAGACGGAGCAGGCGGAGCATATCGGCCTGTACAATACGCACAAGCGGCTGAAGCTTACGTACGGGGAGACATACGGAGTGACGGCGCGCAGTAAGGCGGGATGGGGGACAGCGGTTTATTTGCGGATTCCGGTGCTGGACTGA
- a CDS encoding response regulator transcription factor gives MYKLLIADDEPEIRNSLSNYFPWNEVGFKVAGMAENGKKALQCIEQTPCDVLLCDIKMPLMNGIEVAKELYERSSPVKIVFLSGFKDFHYAQQAIIYGVKNYIVKPTKYYELLEVFQRLKTELDRERQTSAPGRGAASPEPEMGISDKVIATIKEHIEVHFKDATLESSAELVHMNPYYVSKFFKNKTGENFSDYLTRIRMNKAAELLQDYNYKIYEVSDRVGYSSTKHFTRTFKKTFGKSPKEYRNPECQDNKP, from the coding sequence ATGTATAAGCTATTGATTGCCGACGACGAGCCTGAAATCAGAAACAGCCTCAGCAATTACTTCCCTTGGAACGAAGTGGGCTTTAAAGTGGCGGGCATGGCCGAAAACGGAAAAAAGGCGCTTCAATGTATCGAGCAGACACCTTGCGACGTGCTGCTCTGCGACATCAAAATGCCGCTCATGAACGGCATCGAGGTGGCCAAGGAGCTGTACGAACGCTCCTCCCCGGTCAAAATCGTTTTCCTCAGCGGGTTCAAGGACTTCCATTATGCGCAGCAGGCAATCATTTACGGGGTCAAAAATTACATCGTCAAGCCGACGAAATATTATGAGCTGCTGGAAGTGTTTCAGCGGCTGAAAACGGAGCTCGACCGTGAGCGGCAGACGAGTGCCCCGGGACGCGGTGCCGCTTCGCCGGAGCCCGAGATGGGCATCTCCGACAAGGTGATCGCCACGATCAAGGAGCATATCGAGGTTCATTTCAAAGACGCGACGCTGGAAAGCTCGGCCGAGCTCGTTCACATGAACCCGTATTACGTCAGCAAATTTTTCAAAAACAAAACCGGGGAAAACTTCTCCGATTATTTGACGCGCATCCGCATGAACAAAGCGGCCGAGCTGCTGCAGGATTACAATTACAAAATTTACGAGGTCAGCGACAGGGTCGGTTACAGCTCCACCAAGCATTTCACCCGCACGTTCAAGAAAACCTTCGGCAAAAGCCCGAAGGAATACCGCAATCCGGAGTGTCAGGACAACAAGCCATGA
- a CDS encoding ABC transporter substrate-binding protein, giving the protein MKKTVSIIAALSMGLAAALSGCSTANETKTGSSSTDGKSGAQTASGPKEKFVFWDKGEYVQDYNNMMKERVEKFGKDNNIDVEYVVIAQNDLQSKLLAAIEAKNPPDLIVANDPVAKQFVASDQLVDVSDIINKIDFNNGAKSISVTENKYLMVPHSLQLGGGFLRKDVWDKHNLPVPKTWQELYEQAKIVNDPKNGFYATGLPLGQSGGGDAEGMIRNALLSFGASIVDKNNNITVNSKETLETFKFLAKFWQEGLTPPSSVTWDDNGNNNAYLAGTVGFVINSASIYDSLKKDKPELEKATAMVPMIGGPQGTRLIGSGNVFAIFKNAKGTKWAKKFVTEFYDKDFYNKLIEKVGGKYQPVLNGLSDTPFWKDPNNKPAGWLAMTQNVVGSTNFPGPEDDLGSKAYSMKLVTKALARIVIEKMDPQKSIDQLEQELKQLYGKK; this is encoded by the coding sequence ATGAAAAAAACCGTATCGATCATCGCCGCTTTATCGATGGGGCTTGCCGCCGCGCTCAGCGGCTGCTCTACGGCGAACGAAACCAAGACGGGCTCGTCTTCCACGGACGGCAAGAGCGGCGCCCAAACGGCGTCCGGGCCCAAAGAAAAATTCGTTTTTTGGGACAAAGGGGAATACGTTCAGGATTACAATAACATGATGAAGGAGCGCGTGGAGAAGTTCGGCAAGGACAACAACATCGACGTCGAGTACGTCGTGATTGCCCAGAACGATTTGCAGTCCAAGCTGCTCGCCGCCATCGAAGCGAAAAACCCGCCTGATCTCATCGTGGCCAACGACCCCGTGGCCAAGCAATTTGTCGCTTCCGACCAGCTCGTCGACGTATCGGACATCATCAATAAAATCGATTTTAACAACGGCGCCAAAAGCATCAGCGTCACCGAGAACAAATATTTGATGGTGCCTCATTCCTTGCAGCTCGGCGGAGGGTTTTTGCGGAAAGATGTGTGGGATAAGCACAATTTGCCGGTTCCGAAGACGTGGCAGGAGCTGTACGAGCAAGCGAAAATTGTCAACGATCCGAAAAACGGTTTTTACGCGACGGGGCTGCCGCTCGGCCAATCCGGCGGCGGCGATGCCGAAGGGATGATCCGCAATGCGCTGCTTTCGTTCGGGGCATCCATCGTCGACAAAAACAACAATATTACGGTAAATTCGAAGGAAACGCTCGAAACGTTCAAATTTCTTGCCAAGTTTTGGCAGGAAGGCCTGACCCCGCCATCTTCCGTCACTTGGGACGACAACGGCAACAATAACGCCTATTTGGCGGGGACGGTAGGTTTCGTTATCAACTCGGCGAGCATCTACGACTCGCTGAAGAAGGACAAACCCGAGCTGGAGAAAGCGACGGCCATGGTTCCGATGATCGGGGGGCCGCAAGGGACGAGACTGATCGGCAGCGGCAATGTATTCGCCATCTTCAAAAATGCCAAGGGAACGAAATGGGCGAAGAAGTTCGTCACCGAATTTTATGACAAAGATTTCTACAACAAGCTGATTGAAAAAGTAGGCGGGAAATACCAGCCGGTGCTTAACGGGCTAAGCGACACTCCGTTCTGGAAAGACCCGAACAACAAGCCGGCGGGATGGCTCGCGATGACGCAAAATGTCGTCGGATCGACGAATTTCCCGGGACCGGAGGACGACTTAGGCTCCAAGGCGTATTCGATGAAGCTCGTTACGAAAGCGCTTGCGCGTATCGTCATCGAAAAGATGGACCCGCAAAAATCGATCGACCAGCTCGAGCAGGAGCTAAAGCAGCTTTACGGCAAAAAATAA
- a CDS encoding carbohydrate ABC transporter permease, giving the protein MHAETTRKYDRALGYALILPVAFVIFVVIGVPFVNAVYLSFTNKVVGMDPKFVGLDNYIHIFTDKEYWKVLKNTFIYTVSSVGFKLVIGIILAVVVNEPFFGRGFVRMALLIPWALSGMVVSITWRWMYDDTYGIINSLLMRWNLIDLPIPWTSGMSIALISVIIVNVWKGLPFFIFSLLGGLQTIDQQMYEAATIDGAGWLRQFFYITVPSIMPIISITVLLSTIWTFNNFESIWLITGGGPLHASAVVSTYTYEIAFQQNKMGQALAAAGSVIPILILMIVIYSRKVGTDQ; this is encoded by the coding sequence TTGCACGCGGAAACGACCAGAAAATACGACAGGGCATTAGGGTATGCGCTCATATTGCCGGTAGCTTTCGTCATCTTCGTCGTGATTGGAGTTCCGTTCGTCAATGCGGTTTACTTGAGCTTCACGAACAAAGTGGTCGGCATGGACCCGAAATTCGTCGGCCTCGATAACTACATCCATATTTTTACGGATAAGGAATACTGGAAAGTGCTGAAAAACACGTTCATCTACACGGTGTCGAGCGTCGGTTTCAAGCTGGTGATCGGCATTATTTTAGCGGTCGTCGTGAACGAGCCGTTTTTCGGGCGCGGGTTTGTGCGGATGGCGCTGCTCATTCCGTGGGCATTGTCGGGCATGGTCGTATCGATCACCTGGCGGTGGATGTACGACGATACGTACGGCATCATCAATTCGCTGCTCATGCGCTGGAATTTGATCGATTTGCCGATTCCGTGGACATCGGGGATGAGCATTGCTTTAATCTCCGTCATTATCGTAAACGTATGGAAGGGGCTGCCGTTTTTTATTTTCAGCTTGCTGGGCGGGCTGCAGACGATCGACCAGCAGATGTACGAGGCGGCGACGATCGACGGGGCCGGTTGGCTGAGGCAGTTTTTTTACATTACAGTTCCGTCGATCATGCCGATTATTTCGATCACCGTGCTTTTGTCCACGATCTGGACGTTCAACAATTTCGAAAGCATTTGGCTGATTACGGGCGGGGGGCCTCTGCATGCTTCGGCGGTCGTCTCCACCTATACGTACGAAATCGCTTTCCAGCAAAACAAAATGGGCCAAGCGCTGGCTGCGGCCGGCTCGGTCATTCCGATTTTGATTCTGATGATCGTCATCTATTCCCGCAAAGTCGGAACGGACCAATGA
- a CDS encoding carbohydrate ABC transporter permease, with translation MNRNTRRKAQKYIILYAIVIVALVWTLFPVYWMVKSSFTPNELMYTAKPALIPQSWTTGHYKDLFQKTTFLKYIYNSLYVSLLSMLLCVSISIVGSYSLTRLRYRGRTFMSRAIIYTYLLPAAVLFIPMYVAVSRLGFNDNKNALLIVYPTIIVPYCCYMLMSYFRAIPKELEEAAMIDGCTSLQALFRVVLPIASPGIAVVSTFAFTMDWNEYLYALVLTTSPSQQTATIGIASFKFSDQAIWGLLMSSSVLASVPAVFLYFLAQKFLKTGLAAGGVK, from the coding sequence TTGAATCGAAATACCCGTAGGAAAGCGCAAAAATATATCATTTTGTACGCCATCGTCATCGTCGCGCTCGTCTGGACATTGTTCCCGGTATACTGGATGGTCAAATCTTCCTTTACGCCGAATGAGCTCATGTACACGGCGAAGCCGGCGCTCATTCCGCAAAGTTGGACGACGGGTCATTACAAGGATTTGTTCCAGAAAACGACGTTTTTGAAGTACATCTACAACAGTCTGTACGTTTCTTTGCTTTCGATGCTGCTCTGCGTTTCGATCAGCATCGTCGGCTCCTACAGCTTGACGCGGCTGCGTTACCGCGGACGGACCTTCATGTCGCGGGCGATCATTTATACGTACCTGCTGCCGGCGGCGGTGCTGTTTATTCCGATGTATGTGGCGGTCAGCCGGCTCGGCTTCAACGATAATAAAAACGCGCTGCTCATCGTCTACCCGACCATCATCGTGCCGTACTGCTGCTACATGCTGATGAGTTATTTCCGGGCGATCCCGAAAGAGCTGGAGGAAGCGGCGATGATCGACGGGTGCACCAGCCTTCAGGCGCTGTTCAGGGTCGTGCTGCCGATCGCTTCGCCGGGCATTGCCGTCGTATCGACGTTTGCTTTCACGATGGACTGGAACGAATATTTGTACGCCCTGGTGCTGACGACGAGCCCGAGCCAGCAGACAGCGACGATTGGCATCGCGAGCTTCAAGTTTTCCGACCAGGCGATTTGGGGGCTGTTGATGAGCTCGTCCGTGCTTGCCTCGGTTCCGGCGGTTTTCCTGTACTTCCTCGCGCAAAAGTTTTTGAAAACCGGACTTGCGGCAGGAGGCGTCAAGTGA
- a CDS encoding mannonate dehydratase: MMKISVTSISCDLTDTDLKQMSQLGVDCIDFGIGSSFPGVKEQGYPDLDRVLKLKKKVRSWGLDINRVTLPDLTDTFIRDLPGAEKELENARNAVKVFGEAGIPIVRQRFAGDVDPVLTTGYPAYHRGGAIARGESLGLTSNKPAYPTFEEKERWWARFNEAFKALLPIAEDYNVKLTIHPSDTPNHETAFNGLGMHRVIDTFPSKNVGFVYCIGTRAEEGGSSLVLDEINHYGRKGRIFLVHFRNVRGSLATAGAFEEAMLDDGDLNMFKLLLELHKVGYDGCLNPDHYLQMEGDTVQLDDKWKHSAIGWASSGICCAYSIGYIRAMLTALAEFTGRRW, translated from the coding sequence ATGATGAAAATTTCCGTAACAAGCATCTCGTGCGATTTGACGGATACGGATTTGAAGCAGATGAGCCAGCTCGGGGTCGACTGCATCGATTTCGGCATCGGCTCCTCTTTCCCCGGGGTCAAGGAGCAGGGGTACCCGGATTTGGACCGGGTTCTCAAGCTGAAAAAGAAAGTGCGGTCATGGGGGCTCGATATTAACCGGGTTACACTGCCCGACTTGACGGATACGTTCATCAGAGATTTGCCGGGCGCCGAGAAGGAGCTGGAAAATGCGCGCAACGCCGTCAAAGTATTCGGCGAAGCGGGCATCCCTATCGTCCGGCAGCGGTTCGCCGGCGACGTCGATCCCGTCCTGACGACAGGATACCCGGCTTACCATCGCGGAGGTGCGATCGCCCGTGGGGAAAGCCTCGGTTTAACCTCGAACAAACCGGCTTATCCGACGTTCGAGGAAAAAGAGCGCTGGTGGGCCCGCTTTAACGAGGCGTTTAAGGCGCTTCTTCCGATCGCCGAGGATTACAACGTGAAGCTCACCATCCATCCGTCCGATACGCCCAACCATGAAACGGCTTTTAACGGTCTCGGCATGCACCGGGTGATCGATACGTTCCCGAGCAAAAATGTCGGATTTGTCTACTGCATCGGAACCCGGGCGGAAGAAGGCGGCAGCTCGCTCGTCCTTGACGAAATCAACCATTACGGCCGCAAGGGCCGCATTTTCCTCGTCCATTTCCGCAATGTCCGCGGCAGCCTGGCGACGGCCGGAGCGTTCGAGGAGGCGATGCTCGACGACGGCGATCTGAATATGTTCAAGCTGCTGCTCGAACTGCACAAAGTCGGCTATGACGGCTGCCTCAATCCCGACCACTACCTGCAAATGGAAGGGGATACCGTACAGCTGGACGACAAATGGAAGCATTCCGCGATAGGCTGGGCTTCTTCAGGCATTTGCTGCGCTTATTCGATCGGCTACATTCGCGCCATGCTGACGGCGCTTGCGGAGTTTACGGGAAGACGCTGGTGA